From a region of the Kwoniella mangroviensis CBS 8507 chromosome 1 map unlocalized Ctg01, whole genome shotgun sequence genome:
- a CDS encoding 40S ribosomal protein eS25, translating into MPPQVKSKAQKAAAAMAGSKAGKKKKWSKGKVKDKANNAVVLDKAVYDRILKEVPTYKLISQSVLIDRMKINGSLARRAIAFLEKEGHIKRVVHHHAQLIYTRATAAKE; encoded by the exons ATGCCTCctcaagtcaagtcaaagGCTCAAAAGGCCGCTGCCGCCATGGCCGGTTCCAAAGCTGG taaaaagaagaagtggtCCAAGGGTAAGGTGAAGGACAAGGCCAACAACGCTGTCGTTTTGGACAAAGCCGTTTA CGACCGAATCCTCAAGGAAGTCCCCACCTACAAACTCATCTCCCAATCCGTTTTGATCGACCGAATGAAGATCAACGGTTCCCTCGCCCGAAGAGCCATCGCTTTCCTCGAAAAAGAAGGTCACATCAAACGAGTTGTCCACCACCACGCTCAATTGATCTACACCAGAGCTACCGCCGCTAAGGAGTAA
- a CDS encoding 4-aminobutyrate aminotransferase, with amino-acid sequence MFTRAIRATSKSTRSLRTRSLGARAFSSLDLIPEEPSGPSVKTDKVPGPKGIAASKEIDTFQDPRTHVIVPNYEESSGNYLVDADGNVLLDVFAQISSIALGYNVPALLELAKTDEFAKAAMNRPALGSFPPVQWAEWLKTGLLTVQPKGLDQLITTLCGSSANETAFKCSFMAYRQRERGGPDVPFTKEEMDSCMLNHTPGAPQLSVLSFKSGFHGRLFGSLSATRSKAIHKVDIPAFDWPAAPFPELKYPLSEHVKENEAEEKRCLEEYEKILIESKSTRPVAAVIIEPILSEGGDRHASNNYFRQLRLIAKKHGAFFIVDEVQTGVGATGTFWAHEKWGLKEGEEPDFVTFSKKMQAAGVFHKKETRPNAPYRNYNTWMGDPVRALQAREMIRLIKSHDLVSHTASTGLNLASSFKSLFGSSVAQGKIMNFRGEGEGTYLAWDMASPAQRDTFLGKMRNNGVQIGGCGDQTVRLRPTLTFGERHAEVLVGTVEKVLKEL; translated from the exons ATGTTCACCAGAGCTATTCGTGCCACTTCCAAATCCACCCGTTCCCTTCGAACTCGATCCCTAGGGGCTAGAGCATTCTCATCATTAGATCTCATACCTGAAGAACCCAGTGGACCATCTGTCAAGACTGACAAAGTTCCCGGACCAAAAGGTATTGCCGCT AGTAAAGAGATTGATACTTTTCAAGATCCAAGAACTCATGTGATCGTACCAAACTATGAGGAATCCAGTG GAAACTACCTAGTGGACGCAGATGGGAATGTATTATTAGATGTATTCGCTCAGATTTCATCTATAGCATTGGGTTATAACGTTCCCGCGTTGTTGGAATTGGCAAAGACC GACGAGTTCGCCAAAGCAGCTATGAACCGACCTGCACTGGGATCTTTCCCACCTGTTCAATGGGCAGAATGGCTCAAAACCGGTTTATTGACCGTCCAACCTAAAGGCTTAGATCAATTGATAACCACCCTTTGTGGTTCTAGCGCGAATG AAACCGCTTTCAAATGCTCTTTCATGGCTTATAGgcagagggaaagaggtggtCCGGATGTACCATttaccaaagaagagatgg ACTCATGTATGTTGAATCATACACCTGGTGCACCTCAGCTATCCGTACTTTCCTTTAAATCCGGTTTCCACGGTAGATTGTTTGGTAGTTTGAGTGCTACGAGGAGTAAAGCTATACATAAG GTCGACATACCTGCATTTGATTGGCCTGCTGCCCCATTCCCAGAACTGAAATACCCACTCAGCGAGCATGTCAAGGAGAACGAAgccgaggagaagagatgtttgGAGGAGTACGAGAAGATTTTGATTGAAAG CAAATCGACTCGACCCGTCGCAGCTGTCATCATCGAACCAATTTTATCTGAAGGTGGAGACCGACATGCCTCCAACAACTACTTCCGACAACTGCGACTCATCGCCAAGAAACACGGAGCATTCTTCATTGTTGACGAGGTCCAGACCGGTGTAGGAGCTACAGGTACTTTCTGGGCACATGAGAAATGGGGCTTGAAAGAAGGGGAGGAACCTGATTTCGTGACGTTCAGTAAAAAGATGCAAGCTGCTGGAGTGTTCCATAAGAAGGAGACTAGACCTAATGCTCCGTATAGAAATTACAATacttggatg GGTGACCCTGTCAGAGCATTACAGGCTAGAGAGATGATCCGACTGATCAAATCCCACGACCTAGTCTCTCATACTGCCTCTACAGGTCTGAACTTGGCGTCATCCTTCAAATCGCTGTTTGGCTCGAGTGTAGCTCAAGGTAAAATCATGAATTTcagaggtgaaggtgaaggaacgTATCTTGCTTGGGATATGGCCTCTCCAGCTCAGAGGGATACATTCTTAGGCAAGATGAGGAATAACGGTGTTCAgattggtggatgtggtGATCAGACGGTTAGATTGAGACCTACTTTGACTTTTGGTGAGAGACATGCTGAGGTACTGGTTGGTACCGTTGAGAAGGTACTTAAGGAGTTATAG